The sequence below is a genomic window from Nostoc flagelliforme CCNUN1.
ATCAAGAGCTACAAAATTAGATGCGCTTACCCTGCCTTCTTACTCATTTGAAGAAACGACAGCTAATGGCACAGAACTAGAGTTTCACTTGACCATTGTGGATTTCCGTTACCTATTTCTTTGCTGTATAAAGATGTTGTTTTTCTTGAAGATAATCCAGAAAAAATTTTAGATGAGTAGAACAGATACTTAAGTAAATCCCCCCAACTCCCTTGTCTCATACACAAAATCTCAAAAATACTTCCACTCAAATTCCTACTAACATAACACCAATGAAAGAAATTACTCCTCCCCTTAACACAAATAATTCAGGACAAGAAGTCACCAATTTACAAGATGGATTGCTATTACTTCTTCGCCGACAATTCATTCGTGTCGCGGATACCGAACAGCAGGTTTATGAAGAAGGTCTTCGGAAAGAGCAAGTCGCACAGGTTTTTGGTGACTCTACTCAAAAGCTAGTCACGATTTTCCAAGAACAGTCTGGATTAAGGACTACGGGCGAAGTTGATGAATCTACGGCTGAGAGCCTCAATAAAGTGCTAAAAGAGTTGGGAGCATTCGATCCACCTCCTCAACCTACGCAATTTATTGTGCAGGGTCAGGTGTTACAGAGCGATCGCACCCCAGTCATGGAAGTAATTGTCCGTGCCTTTGATGATAGAAATATACAGCCTGAAGAACTTCTCGGTGAAACCACCACCAATAAGGACGGATATTATGAAATTCGCTATTCCGCTGAACAATTTCGTCGTTCCCCCAACGAACGTGGAGGACCAGATTTAATTGTAAAAGTCTACGATTCTCAAGGACAGGTAGTAGCCACCTCTCCCAAGAAAAATAATGCCAAAGCGGAAGAAACGACTGACCTCAGAGTAACAATTCCTGAAACGGAACCACAGGAAGATGCTTTTGTTGTCAAAGGTATTATACGTCTTGCCGATGGTTTTCCTGCCAGCACAGTCATGATGTCTGCCTTCGATCGCGATTTACGCAATGAGCAACTACTGGGGCAGAAGCAGACCGATAACAAAGGTTTTTACCAAATCCAGTATTCTGCCAGTCAATTTCGCAGGCAAGAAAAAGGCAGTGCTGACCTCGTTGTCAAAGCCTTTGCTGCCAACGGTTCACTACTAGCTGCCTCGCCAGTATTATTCAACGCCCCACCCGTTGCGGAGATAGATTTAACCATTCCATCTGAGGTACAGCAACCAGCGACGCTATTTGAAAAAATCACCCAAACACTGGAACCCTTGCTCGAAGGCTTGCACGTGGAGGAATTGGAAGAAAATGAACAACACCAGGATATAAGCTTCCTTGCCGGAGAGACAGGGTTTGGAAAAACCGACCTTGCCCGCTTCGTGATAGCACACAAGGTCGCACAGCAAGCTATCCAACCGGAATTCTGGTTTGCTCTGCTGGGTGGATCATTTTTCCAATTCGTCGAAAATCAAAGCCTCCAAGAACAGTTAACAACAATTTTGAACTCCCTGTCTTCCCTTGATGCCGCTACCGTGCGTAAGGCAATGACTCGTAGTTTTAACCAGAAAGAAATTCCTGAACCCTTACGAGAGAGCGTTTCTAGCTGGGTAGAGGCATTTCTCCAATTCATCGCCCGTCGCTCGGTGAGTGAATCTGCCGAACCTACGTTTGTCAAATTGGCACTCACAGATGCCGGGATTAGAGACGCACAAAAGCAGGAAAAATTCGCCCGCTTGTTCAACCAATACAAAGCACTGACACCAGAACTGTTGGGAGCACTAGAACAAGACCAGTCTTTCACAACCACAGAAATTGCTGACCTGCACACATCCTTTCAGTTGAGCGACCTTACCCGTGGTGACTTTTCCATTGTCAAAACGATTAAGGAGGAGTTTGGAGTTCGCCAGCCCGAACAAATCCGTACATTGGCAAAAAGGAGCGAAAGAGAGTGGGTAAACTTAATCGCAGTAAAGCACGCTGCTGGTGAGATCAATCTACCCATTGAAGTCAGTCCAATTGCCGAACAAGTCAGATTGCCGGAAGCAGAGGTATACGGAAAAAACCTCGAACGTCAGTTCCGAGAAGCCTTCCCGACGACCGCCTTTACTGGTGGATTGGAGCGAGCTTTACAAAATGGTGGAGTTCATGGGCTACGTCAGCCTGAAGTCTTGGGCAGATTCCTGAATCGTCATGAGAGCTTTGAATTGCTGAACACGCCCGTGGACGATTTCATGAATAATAGTATTCACCCTGATTTCCAAGAACTGGCACAGGATGAAAACTTCCGCCTGGAGGTCAAAGCAGCCCAACGGGTGTTCAAACTTGTCCCAACCTTCGAGGCGACGGATGCTCTGCTGGCAGATGACCTCCATTCCGCCCAAAAGATATATCGTACAGGGGAAAGCGAGTTCGTGCGGCGTTATGGCGATCACCCCGGCTTTACGCCAGAAGCCGCCCGCCTCGCCTGGAATCGAGCCGCCGACACCCATGCTGCTGTATTGACAATTGTCACTGACCTGAAGGCGCTCGAAGCTGAAGCCCTACCCTCGGCGCTTTCAAGCGGCAGCGAGGCGCTTGAAAGCTTCCCCAACTGGAGCAATCTGTTCGCAACTGGCGACCTCTGCGATTGTGAGCATTGCCGCTCGGTACTCAGTCCTGCTGCGTACTTCGCTGACCTGCTGATGTTTCTTAAAGACCGCAAGGCAGCGAATCCTGCCCTCACGGTTAAGGACATCCTCTTCCGCCGCCGTCCCGACCTAGGCTTCCTCGAACTGAACTGCGATAATGCCCTCGTGCCGTTGCCTTACATCGATGTAGTGTGCGAAGTGCTAGAGGCAGCCGTCGATTCAGTCGGTGAAAACGATTTAGAATTAATTAATTTCACAAGCATACCTACTAACTCAATCGCTGCCAAAACAGCAGTCTCTACAGCTTTTCAAACAGCCTTTAGCAATCCAATCAACGATGATAAAGAGAAAATTGACCTAGATGCCAACTTTTCGCTCTCACAGGTCAATGCTTTAGATCCCGATCGTTGGGTAGTTCACGGGGATAATGTAACCTACCTGCTGAAGAAGAAACCCCCGTCAGCCAACTTTTTTGCGGAAATTATCCCCAACACGAAAGCCAGCGCCGATGAGCTACGGGCATATCCGCAGTACGTCAATCCCAATGTTTACGAGAAGCTACGACAGGCAAAGTATCCAATGACTTTGCCGTTTGATTTGTTTGCTGAAGAAGTCAGGACAGGGTTTCAAAAAACCAACTTGCAACGCTGGGATTTGATGCGTACCTTCCAGGGTTCTGCTGCACCTAACAATCCCACCGATGGTGATATTGCTGCTGAGTATTTTGGCATTAGCATTAGTGCTAACCCTACCGACCCCAGCGAGAAAAACCTTATTCTAGTGGCAGATTCTGCGATCGCTGTTCAGCAAATTATCTGGGGTGAAACCAGTGCAAACTGGTTGGATACAGTTGCCAATGTCAACAATTTTCTCCAGAAAACAAGCCTGGAGTACAACGACCTACTAGCATTACTCGATCTCAAATTCATCAACCCCAGAGGCAATATCACGATCCAGCATCTTGATGCTTCCTGTGATACGGACAAGAAAGTGATTCAAATGTTGGATGCACTGAAGCTCGATCGCATCCATCGTTTCCTGCGGCTGTGGCGCAAGCTGAAGAACTGGAAAATGTGGGAACTCGATTTGGTCATTCGTCAACCTGGTATTGGCAACCGATCAGACACTGGTGAATGGCTGCTGAATGAGCTGTTTTTGGTTAATCTATTCTATTTCAGCCAACTGAAAAACAAGCTGGGTGGAAAGACAACCGTTGAACAAGTCTGCGCTTTGTTTGGCAATCTGAATACGGAAACCCGATTCACCAAACTTCATAAAAAACGGGAAGATGCCCTCTACCAAAACCTGTTTCTGAACACGAGACTGATCAAGCCCCTCGACCCTACCTTTGAAGTCGCTAAAGTTGATGTAGTCGAACCAACGACAGAGAAAATCTCAAGCCACTACCCGGTCATTGTGGCAGCATTGGGAATTCGGGAAGCCAGTCTGGTTCTGCTTAAAGGATTGTCCAAAGCTTCCGATGGCAAACCTTACATTACCGATGATTTAACACTGACGAATCTTTCGTTTCTCTGGCGACATGCTTGGCTATCAAAGGTACTGAAATTTAAGGTGGAAGACTGGGAGCTAGTACTGAAGCTTTTCCAACAGGATATTTTACAGTTTGTCAACCCCCAGAGCGCCTGGGAGTTTATCAAGAAAATTGATCAACTGAAAGATGCTGGTTTCACACCCGATGAACTGAACTGGTTACTGGCGAGCGATCGCACTGCCAAGTCCGCAATCAAAGAAACCGATGCCGTCCGTTTTCTTGCCGCACTCCGTAAGGAATTAGAGACTATCAAAACTGATTTTGTGGTTGCACTACCGACAGATGTAGATAGCCTCAGCGCACTGCTGACCTCCTTGCTGCAAAAGCTAAACCGAAGTGAGGCGGAGGTAAATTCCTTCCTGAAGATATTGCGTGGAAGTGTGTTGTTGGAAGTCAATGTACAAGATTTACCAGTAGGTTTTGCGTTCCCTGCCGCGATCGTTGACGCACCCAACTATATCCCCATCCAGTATGACGAACCAAAAAAGCTATTTCGTTTTACTGGACTGATGACAGATGACCAACGGAAGGCTCTGACCAATGATGCCTCGCCTGTACTGGTAACCCTGTACGGAAGTGGACAGCTTGAAACAACGGTGCAAGGGATGCCAGCAGGTTTTACGTTTCCGGCATCGATCATTGGCGCACCCCACAATATCCCCATCCAATATGACGAACTGAATCACATCTTCGAGTTTATCGGGGTGATGACCGATGTCCAATTGTCTATCCTACTGAGTGATGCTTCACTAGCATCTGTAGTTGGCATCTCGGCTTACCAAGATTCCATTAAGAACCTGTATCAAAAATCCCTCAAGGTGTTAACCAACTATCGGGGTGCGATCGAGGAACTTTATCAACAGTCTCTCGAAGCATTGACAGACTACTTGTCAATGGAAAGAAACGTAGCTTTGCCCGGAGACTTCATCTTCCCAGCTACCATCACAGGTACTCCCAACGCTATTCCGATTCGCTACGAACAGGTGCTACGTTTCACGGGTGTGATGACTGCTGCCCAAAAGAACATCTTGCTGACCGATCCTTCACTGACAGCGGTGAAGGATATTGACGAATACAAAAAGGCGATCGAGAAACTTTTTACTCAGCCCGGTAAGCCAGCAGTCGTCACAAATTTGCCTACAGGCTTTACATTCCCAGCGACCATCACCGACCCACCCAATGCTATTCCCATTGGGTTTGAACAAACCCTACGTTTTATGGGTGTGATGACTGCTGCCCAAAAGAACACGTTGCTGAATGACCCTTCTTTGCTATCGGTGACGGGCATACCTGCTTACAAGGCTGCGATCGCAGAGTTTTTCCACAGCCCCCGCATGGCTGTGAAATTCTTTGAGTTGGTGTTTACCACTTCGCTTGCCAAGTTGCCAGCGGAAGTGGATTTCAAAGCGCAATTACCTGCCGACCTCGCGGACAAAATCACCTACGATGCCGAGCAACAATTGCTGCGCTTTACTGGCATCCTAAGTAACACCGAAAAGACAGATATCCTGGCTCTATCTAGCGATCCAGCCTATGTCGCTGCCGTAAATAGCCTAGCTACCCAGCCTCAAAGCATCACTTCCCCGCTTGCCAAATTGCCAGCGGGAGTGGATTTCAAAGCGCAATTACCTGCCGACCTCGCGGCCAAAATCACCTACGATGCGGAGCAACAATTGCTGCGCTTTACTGGCATCCTAAGTAACGCCGAAAAAATAGATATCCTGGCTCTATCTAGCGATCCAGCCTATGTCGCTGCCGTAAATAGCCTAGCTACCCAGCCTCAAATCATCACTTCCCCAGACGATCGCATCTGGCTGACAGACAGTGATCTCGATATTACCCAGCCTGATAACGATACCTATGCAAAGCGTCTGGCAAACGCAGCGAAAAAAGCCCT
It includes:
- a CDS encoding Tc toxin subunit A-related protein is translated as MKEITPPLNTNNSGQEVTNLQDGLLLLLRRQFIRVADTEQQVYEEGLRKEQVAQVFGDSTQKLVTIFQEQSGLRTTGEVDESTAESLNKVLKELGAFDPPPQPTQFIVQGQVLQSDRTPVMEVIVRAFDDRNIQPEELLGETTTNKDGYYEIRYSAEQFRRSPNERGGPDLIVKVYDSQGQVVATSPKKNNAKAEETTDLRVTIPETEPQEDAFVVKGIIRLADGFPASTVMMSAFDRDLRNEQLLGQKQTDNKGFYQIQYSASQFRRQEKGSADLVVKAFAANGSLLAASPVLFNAPPVAEIDLTIPSEVQQPATLFEKITQTLEPLLEGLHVEELEENEQHQDISFLAGETGFGKTDLARFVIAHKVAQQAIQPEFWFALLGGSFFQFVENQSLQEQLTTILNSLSSLDAATVRKAMTRSFNQKEIPEPLRESVSSWVEAFLQFIARRSVSESAEPTFVKLALTDAGIRDAQKQEKFARLFNQYKALTPELLGALEQDQSFTTTEIADLHTSFQLSDLTRGDFSIVKTIKEEFGVRQPEQIRTLAKRSEREWVNLIAVKHAAGEINLPIEVSPIAEQVRLPEAEVYGKNLERQFREAFPTTAFTGGLERALQNGGVHGLRQPEVLGRFLNRHESFELLNTPVDDFMNNSIHPDFQELAQDENFRLEVKAAQRVFKLVPTFEATDALLADDLHSAQKIYRTGESEFVRRYGDHPGFTPEAARLAWNRAADTHAAVLTIVTDLKALEAEALPSALSSGSEALESFPNWSNLFATGDLCDCEHCRSVLSPAAYFADLLMFLKDRKAANPALTVKDILFRRRPDLGFLELNCDNALVPLPYIDVVCEVLEAAVDSVGENDLELINFTSIPTNSIAAKTAVSTAFQTAFSNPINDDKEKIDLDANFSLSQVNALDPDRWVVHGDNVTYLLKKKPPSANFFAEIIPNTKASADELRAYPQYVNPNVYEKLRQAKYPMTLPFDLFAEEVRTGFQKTNLQRWDLMRTFQGSAAPNNPTDGDIAAEYFGISISANPTDPSEKNLILVADSAIAVQQIIWGETSANWLDTVANVNNFLQKTSLEYNDLLALLDLKFINPRGNITIQHLDASCDTDKKVIQMLDALKLDRIHRFLRLWRKLKNWKMWELDLVIRQPGIGNRSDTGEWLLNELFLVNLFYFSQLKNKLGGKTTVEQVCALFGNLNTETRFTKLHKKREDALYQNLFLNTRLIKPLDPTFEVAKVDVVEPTTEKISSHYPVIVAALGIREASLVLLKGLSKASDGKPYITDDLTLTNLSFLWRHAWLSKVLKFKVEDWELVLKLFQQDILQFVNPQSAWEFIKKIDQLKDAGFTPDELNWLLASDRTAKSAIKETDAVRFLAALRKELETIKTDFVVALPTDVDSLSALLTSLLQKLNRSEAEVNSFLKILRGSVLLEVNVQDLPVGFAFPAAIVDAPNYIPIQYDEPKKLFRFTGLMTDDQRKALTNDASPVLVTLYGSGQLETTVQGMPAGFTFPASIIGAPHNIPIQYDELNHIFEFIGVMTDVQLSILLSDASLASVVGISAYQDSIKNLYQKSLKVLTNYRGAIEELYQQSLEALTDYLSMERNVALPGDFIFPATITGTPNAIPIRYEQVLRFTGVMTAAQKNILLTDPSLTAVKDIDEYKKAIEKLFTQPGKPAVVTNLPTGFTFPATITDPPNAIPIGFEQTLRFMGVMTAAQKNTLLNDPSLLSVTGIPAYKAAIAEFFHSPRMAVKFFELVFTTSLAKLPAEVDFKAQLPADLADKITYDAEQQLLRFTGILSNTEKTDILALSSDPAYVAAVNSLATQPQSITSPLAKLPAGVDFKAQLPADLAAKITYDAEQQLLRFTGILSNAEKIDILALSSDPAYVAAVNSLATQPQIITSPDDRIWLTDSDLDITQPDNDTYAKRLANAAKKALSYLSKTLAEKAVVQQTSIQLGLTEAVCRYLLTQYAVVSNSPDSAKTLLLHLTGNFTIDSTTINAWFWANRVAAIWKKRKIALAELKKITTLTVGAQLLDFLTLPFDNTGAIAPIDLFLRTNRLIRLQDSLPETEITLLEVLEKLNQENLNPGTYTANTFADDVERLNEAWIAVDVNALTASLDLTYPADYLLAESWERLRRTFYFLDNLNGSADTVKQFAAVTMGFENAKTLKELLRSKFGTETWLTLSAEIQDVLRERKRDALAAYLLTQPQPNPPSDKWENTNDLYAYYLLDVEMCSCQLTSRLVQASGSVQLFVQRCFMGLESDVKVKADGADGDSAWRWWKWMRKYRVWEANRKVFLWPENWIEPELKKDRSPFFKDLENELLQNEINQDTVEKAFINYLEKLDGVAQLEIAGFYQEDDGDNAIVHVFGRTQGAEPHLYYYRSYDYRQWTPWEKVDLDIQGDYLIPAVVNKRLFLFWPIFTEIPDETGNTTVRTPPLKSTEGTFTPDKTKKKLRLQMAVSDYRQGKWTPKRVSKDFAESQVYEVEIVRKHYNFFPIDRSEIDGRFGIKYEGYSLGSNGLEAHLDGTFEISGCKGVPELTDLPGNFKPAIRPKQDSVDYYTTFLKWIERAYPQNDFTLENTFSTQSESLRFTPVLMHTPGIFKMTPPWQLSYLDKLLLDGQMAIAPQSNAKYMSYVSQRFAPLGTWLPFFYNDKNRTFFVLPSLPQIEVGLTYSGSLTHVGTKKEIKIVGNYYYPQIKGFFRWWETSFEGLVQKGLDALDLNVLAPTPATRYQLEDSLWKAFPEEAPPPLPIEISSPYTPEQVEKLKNLMKRWFMRFFHYYLGAVSLLLFQFRQFHFKNFYHPFVCDFAKLIHNPLKGIPALMSRETQLKNTSFQFFNTYQPTPSVVWAPDDPKLPAYPKEDVDFTPDGAYSPYNWELFFHTPLLIANSLSKNQRFEEARDWYHFIFNPIGVESKTPGSPALSKYWITKPFFETTDQQYIQQRIDNILRMLAGDTSVGGTTTKDELEKQVYDWRTNPFEPHRIANYRTVAYQKTVVMKYLDNLIAWGDNLFRQDSMESINEATQLYILAAEILGPRPQKIPPRAKPPVESFNELETKFDEFSNALVQVENLVPVMSGNGQNGTDPAPLPMLYFCIPQNDKMLGYWDTVADRLYKIRHCMNIEGVVRQLALFEPPIDPAALVKAVAGGVDISSALADLNAPLPLYRFNVLLQKANEVCNDVKALGNALLSALEKKDAEAMGLLRQSQEIKLLEAVKALREQQINEAKENAEGIRRSRNTIEERKNYYRDIEKVSGWEKASMVTHGLGIISEVVATILNATAGTAHLIPEVTVGVEGFGGSPVATVKYGGDNVGKSAFNWAAFFSGLGGTLHSGANLMATQASNERRWEDWKLQERLAEKELLQMDKQIAAAELRIAIAEKELENHVIQIENAKTIDEFMRSKYTNQELYQWQIGQISGVYFQSYRLAYDLAKRAERCFRFELGLQDSSYINFGYWDSLKKGLLSGEKLQYDLRRLETAYLEQNRREFELTKHISLTLLDPLALIKLRETGRCFINLQEEIFDLDYPGHYFRRIKSVSLTLPCVVGPYTTISCTLRLLKNSIRINTKNGDNGYPRNTDGDGLPADDDRFIENSIPVKAIAASNAQNDSGMFELSFRDERYLPFEGAGAISDWSIELFSDLPSNNPDSTNPDFGKPLRQFDYGTISDAILHIKYTAREDAGVFKNGAIAHLRDYFSQDGATPSLRMFNLRQEFPTQWHHFLHPTNPADGNVLELDMSPNLFPIRDKAKTLKVNTICLLARCTDTGSYEVTIAPPLPAPSPPDQDPNKMTLAPANQYGGLHFSQKNGLGIEVVLTAPPIKWQLRMTRPDGEIIEVEDLLLVLGYEWE